A stretch of the Amycolatopsis sp. BJA-103 genome encodes the following:
- a CDS encoding MarR family winged helix-turn-helix transcriptional regulator, with protein MPDQRELATAAALEIPRFVSATVLFHTAMADRLGISATELHGLQLVISGAATSPTRLAQALGMTTGAATRMIDRMEAQNLVERVPDPADRRRLLIRPLPDRLGEVSDLYSPMARFFGDRLGRLDRRQLAALLGVMTEGRAFAEREATRLRSGSPENGVD; from the coding sequence ATGCCTGACCAGCGAGAACTCGCCACCGCGGCGGCTTTGGAGATCCCCCGGTTCGTCAGCGCGACCGTCCTGTTCCACACGGCCATGGCGGACCGGCTCGGGATCAGCGCCACCGAGCTGCACGGACTCCAGCTGGTCATCAGCGGCGCCGCGACCTCCCCGACCCGGCTGGCACAGGCGCTCGGCATGACCACCGGCGCGGCGACACGGATGATCGATCGCATGGAGGCCCAGAACCTGGTCGAACGGGTCCCGGATCCGGCCGACCGCCGCCGCCTCCTGATCCGCCCGCTGCCGGACCGGCTCGGCGAGGTCTCCGACCTGTACTCCCCCATGGCCCGGTTCTTCGGCGACCGCCTCGGCCGCCTGGACCGACGCCAGCTCGCCGCGCTGCTCGGCGTCATGACCGAGGGGCGCGCCTTCGCCGAACGAGAAGCCACCCGGCTGCGATCCGGGTCTCCCGAAAATGGGGTTGACTAA
- a CDS encoding ArsR/SmtB family transcription factor gives MAGLPPRKRIEDVELMRALAHPLRSALVDHLMAVGPRTASECATAVGSTASNCSWHLRQLALHGLVERVEGEDGRERPWRACQVGIEFGDDPELRGAQLAVVGTALAREKELIERYFDAADQLDKEWQDASGINTYSLRVTAAELDELVRGIDALVRPYVSTIREDAPEGALPVHLGLRAFLRIDAEGKPSA, from the coding sequence ATGGCCGGGTTGCCGCCGCGCAAGCGGATCGAAGACGTCGAGCTGATGCGGGCGCTGGCGCATCCGCTGCGTTCGGCGCTGGTGGACCACCTGATGGCGGTCGGTCCGCGGACCGCGAGCGAGTGCGCGACGGCAGTGGGCTCGACGGCCTCGAACTGCAGCTGGCACCTGCGTCAGCTGGCCCTGCACGGTCTCGTGGAGCGGGTCGAGGGGGAGGACGGGCGAGAACGGCCGTGGCGTGCTTGCCAGGTCGGCATCGAGTTCGGCGACGATCCGGAACTGCGCGGGGCGCAGCTGGCGGTCGTGGGAACCGCGCTGGCGCGGGAGAAGGAGCTGATCGAGCGCTATTTCGACGCCGCCGACCAGCTCGACAAGGAATGGCAGGACGCGTCCGGGATCAACACGTACTCGCTGCGGGTGACCGCGGCCGAGCTGGACGAGCTGGTCCGGGGGATCGACGCGCTCGTGCGGCCTTACGTCAGCACGATCCGCGAAGACGCTCCTGAGGGGGCCCTGCCCGTCCACTTGGGACTGCGGGCGTTCCTGCGGATCGACGCCGAGGGGAAGCCGAGCGCATGA
- a CDS encoding MFS transporter, whose translation MKPLREPAFARLWTAAFFSETAEWMLQIALPVFVFQATGSAATTALSIVLGLLPAVLLSPVAGVIADRWNRRLVLCVVCAGQAFVALPLLFVASGGPVFVIYGVMAAQAGLASLFEPARNALVPELVAPDELIGANGLMSINGSVARLAGGWAGGLLLGFGGLGWVVVAYLGVLVVGSALLARPFRRVAAPKEAGPHEPVLRAWLDGLREIGREARLRLAGVVVVLTSLAQGMFLVLFVVFVLDILNGTEGDVGLLRGVQALGGLAAGFAVATVAGKVAPAALLGWGGLALGLLSAVIWNLPALTASLGVFIGLFGLVGAPGVLAGSGLLSLVQTTASPERSGRVLSTMFAATAGFTALGALLAGGLVSVLGTGVLLNVQAGLHVASAVTVLWVAASGRSRRDAVSAVPRSG comes from the coding sequence ATGAAACCGTTGAGGGAGCCCGCCTTCGCGCGGTTGTGGACCGCCGCCTTCTTCTCCGAAACCGCCGAGTGGATGCTGCAGATCGCGCTGCCGGTGTTCGTCTTCCAGGCGACCGGTTCCGCGGCCACCACGGCGTTGAGCATCGTGCTCGGCCTGCTGCCCGCGGTCCTCCTCAGCCCGGTCGCCGGGGTGATCGCGGACCGCTGGAACCGGCGGCTGGTGCTGTGCGTGGTGTGCGCGGGACAGGCGTTCGTCGCGCTGCCGCTGCTGTTCGTCGCGTCCGGCGGGCCGGTGTTCGTGATCTACGGGGTCATGGCCGCGCAGGCGGGCCTGGCCTCGCTGTTCGAGCCCGCCCGCAACGCGCTCGTGCCGGAGCTGGTCGCGCCGGACGAGCTGATCGGCGCCAACGGCCTCATGAGCATCAACGGCAGCGTCGCGCGTCTCGCCGGAGGTTGGGCGGGCGGCCTCCTGCTCGGGTTCGGTGGCCTGGGCTGGGTCGTGGTGGCCTATCTCGGCGTGCTGGTGGTCGGTTCGGCCCTGCTGGCGCGCCCGTTCCGGCGGGTCGCCGCGCCCAAGGAAGCGGGACCGCACGAGCCGGTGCTGAGAGCCTGGCTCGACGGGCTTCGCGAGATCGGCCGCGAAGCGCGGCTTCGCCTCGCCGGAGTCGTCGTGGTGCTGACGTCCCTGGCACAGGGAATGTTCCTGGTGCTGTTCGTGGTCTTCGTACTCGACATCCTCAACGGCACCGAAGGCGACGTCGGCCTGCTTCGCGGTGTGCAAGCGCTCGGCGGGCTGGCCGCGGGATTCGCCGTCGCCACCGTCGCCGGCAAGGTCGCGCCCGCCGCTCTGCTCGGCTGGGGAGGACTCGCGCTCGGTCTTCTCTCTGCGGTGATCTGGAACCTGCCGGCCCTGACCGCGTCGCTGGGCGTCTTCATCGGACTTTTCGGGCTCGTCGGCGCCCCCGGGGTGCTGGCCGGATCCGGTCTGCTCTCGCTGGTCCAGACGACCGCGTCCCCCGAGCGATCCGGCCGCGTGCTGAGCACCATGTTCGCCGCGACGGCCGGGTTCACCGCGCTGGGCGCGCTGCTGGCGGGCGGGCTGGTGAGCGTGCTGGGCACCGGCGTCCTGCTGAACGTCCAGGCGGGCCTGCACGTCGCTTCGGCGGTGACCGTCCTGTGGGTCGCGGCGTCGGGCCGGTCACGCCGTGATGCGGTTTCGGCGGTTCCCCGGTCCGGGTGA
- a CDS encoding metallophosphoesterase family protein, translating to MPHLFATSDLHVTHEGNAPLVDEVVPRTPDDWLLVVGDVAERAESVIGVLKTLRERFAKVVWVPGNHELWTTQKDECQLRGQARYEHLVDRCREIDVLTPEDPYPVWEHQDKPLTIAPLFVLYDYSWRTPAADGLPLLAAVEQAREAGVLCTDEFFLHPDPYPSRQAWCADRVKISTERLEAIPEDHGTILMSHWPLHRHPTAPLYYPEFALWCGTTETEDWHLRFRAEVAVYGHLHIPRSTEADGVRFEEVSLGYPREWRKRARGPIPLRRIF from the coding sequence GTGCCGCATCTCTTCGCCACCAGCGATCTCCACGTCACCCATGAAGGCAACGCCCCGCTCGTCGACGAGGTCGTGCCCCGGACCCCCGACGACTGGCTGCTCGTGGTCGGTGACGTCGCCGAACGCGCCGAATCCGTGATCGGGGTGCTCAAGACCTTGCGGGAACGCTTCGCGAAGGTCGTCTGGGTGCCCGGCAACCACGAACTGTGGACCACCCAGAAGGACGAATGTCAGCTGCGGGGCCAGGCGCGCTACGAGCACCTGGTCGACCGCTGCCGGGAGATCGACGTGCTCACCCCGGAGGACCCGTACCCGGTGTGGGAGCACCAGGACAAGCCGCTGACGATCGCCCCGCTGTTCGTGCTCTACGACTACAGCTGGCGCACTCCCGCGGCCGACGGGCTGCCGTTGCTGGCGGCCGTCGAGCAGGCGCGCGAGGCCGGCGTGCTGTGCACGGACGAGTTCTTCCTGCACCCCGACCCGTATCCCAGCAGGCAGGCGTGGTGCGCCGACCGGGTGAAGATCAGCACGGAGCGGCTGGAGGCGATCCCGGAGGACCACGGGACGATCCTGATGTCGCACTGGCCGCTGCACCGCCACCCGACCGCGCCGCTGTACTACCCGGAGTTCGCGCTGTGGTGCGGGACGACCGAGACCGAGGACTGGCACCTGCGTTTCCGGGCGGAGGTCGCCGTCTACGGGCATCTGCACATCCCGCGTTCGACCGAGGCGGACGGGGTGCGGTTCGAGGAGGTTTCGCTCGGCTATCCGCGTGAGTGGCGGAAGCGTGCCCGGGGACCCATTCCGCTGCGGCGTATCTTCTAG
- a CDS encoding PAC2 family protein, giving the protein MSEPVDETQRPGRDHPDDTKPIMIVAFEGWNDAGDAASRAVEHLQLNWDATPLSELSPDEYYDFQVSRPTVRMVDGVTRRVDWPTTRLSVCRPEGISRDIVLVQGPEPNMRWRAFCAELLEHIQQMDVATVVTLGALLADTAHTRPVPVTGTAYDKDTASQFGLELNNYQGPTGIVGVLQDYCVQAGVPAVSIWAAVPHYVSHPPSPKATLALLHKLEDVLDVEIPLGALPEQAEEWQRTVTEMAEEDEEITEYVRGLEERGDAETEFTLDDVSGDKIAAEFERYLRRRRPGQDGPGRG; this is encoded by the coding sequence GTGAGTGAGCCCGTCGACGAGACCCAGCGGCCCGGCCGCGACCACCCGGATGACACCAAGCCGATCATGATCGTCGCCTTCGAAGGATGGAACGACGCAGGTGACGCGGCCAGCCGGGCGGTCGAGCACCTCCAGCTCAACTGGGATGCGACCCCACTGAGCGAGCTGAGTCCGGACGAGTACTACGACTTCCAGGTGAGCAGACCGACCGTGCGCATGGTGGACGGCGTCACCCGAAGGGTCGACTGGCCGACCACCCGGCTCTCGGTCTGCCGCCCGGAAGGCATCAGCCGGGACATCGTGCTGGTCCAGGGGCCCGAACCGAACATGCGCTGGCGCGCCTTCTGCGCCGAACTCCTGGAGCACATCCAGCAGATGGACGTCGCGACCGTCGTCACCCTCGGCGCGCTCCTGGCCGACACCGCGCACACCCGGCCCGTCCCGGTCACCGGGACGGCGTACGACAAGGACACCGCTTCCCAGTTCGGCCTGGAGCTGAACAACTACCAGGGCCCGACCGGCATCGTCGGGGTTCTGCAGGACTACTGCGTGCAGGCGGGCGTACCGGCGGTGTCGATCTGGGCGGCCGTGCCGCACTACGTCTCGCATCCGCCGTCGCCCAAGGCCACACTCGCGCTGCTGCACAAGCTCGAGGACGTCCTCGACGTCGAGATCCCGCTCGGTGCCCTTCCCGAGCAGGCCGAGGAGTGGCAGCGGACGGTCACCGAGATGGCCGAAGAGGACGAAGAGATCACCGAGTACGTCCGGGGACTCGAGGAGCGCGGAGACGCGGAGACCGAGTTCACGCTGGACGACGTGAGCGGCGACAAGATCGCGGCCGAGTTCGAGCGGTACCTGCGGCGTCGTCGTCCCGGTCAGGACGGCCCGGGACGGGGCTGA
- a CDS encoding HAD family hydrolase, with the protein MTEPSTRDGLAAVLWDMDGTLVDSEKLWDVALYEAVETLGGTLTEEQRLSLVGSNMDETAAFLLEVCAKPVTPESIAEMGEWIRKRTANLFDGPLPWRPGAQELLDLLRANGVPMALVTSTERSLTELALNTIGREYFAVTVCGDEVDGLNKPDARPYRLAAELLGVPASRCVAIEDSPPGAASAAAAGCTVVVIPNDVDVEPGERRVFRSSLVGLDVRALTALLP; encoded by the coding sequence GTGACCGAACCGTCCACACGGGACGGACTCGCCGCCGTGCTGTGGGATATGGACGGCACGCTGGTCGACTCGGAGAAGCTGTGGGACGTCGCCCTCTACGAGGCCGTCGAGACCCTCGGCGGCACGCTGACCGAGGAGCAGCGCCTGAGTCTCGTCGGGTCCAATATGGACGAAACGGCCGCTTTCCTGCTCGAAGTGTGCGCCAAGCCCGTCACCCCCGAGTCGATCGCGGAGATGGGGGAGTGGATCCGCAAACGGACGGCCAACCTCTTCGACGGTCCCCTCCCGTGGCGCCCCGGCGCGCAGGAGCTGCTCGACCTGTTGCGCGCCAACGGCGTGCCGATGGCGCTGGTCACCTCCACCGAACGGTCGCTGACCGAACTCGCCCTCAACACCATCGGCCGCGAGTACTTCGCCGTCACCGTCTGCGGTGACGAAGTCGATGGTCTGAACAAGCCGGACGCCAGGCCGTATCGGCTGGCGGCGGAGTTGCTGGGGGTACCGGCTTCCCGCTGCGTCGCGATCGAGGACTCACCGCCGGGCGCGGCTTCCGCGGCCGCGGCGGGCTGCACGGTGGTGGTGATCCCGAACGACGTCGACGTCGAGCCGGGAGAACGGCGTGTGTTCCGCTCGTCGCTCGTCGGTCTCGACGTGCGCGCGCTGACCGCCCTCCTGCCCTGA
- a CDS encoding DNA-3-methyladenine glycosylase 2 family protein, protein MHEDFERCVRAVQANDDRFDGWFFTAVRTTKIYCRASCPVVPPKPENMKFYPSAAAAQEAGFRACKRCRPDASPGSPQWNERADLVARAMRLIADGVVDTDGVTGLAARLGYSVRQVERHVRAELGAGPLSLARAQRAQTARLLIETTGLSMIDVSLAAGFGSVRTFNDTVREVFALSPTELRARVRTAPATAPGTLNLRLPYRKPLFPDNLFGHLVATGIPGVEEWRDGAYRRTLRLPHGPALVALKPEDGHIGCRLTLSDLRDLSTAISRCRRLLDLDADPVAVDEALAADSLLGPLVAAAPGRRVPRTVDGDEFAVRAVLGQQVSTAAARTHAARLVLAHGDPVDDPEGGLTHVFPDPTALAEIDPESLAMPQSRKRTLLGLVAELNGGELDLGAGSDWQRARERLHALPGFGPWTVESIAMRSLGDPDAFLPTDLGVKVAAKGLGLGPAAFVERAEHWRPWRAYAVQHLWATGDHPINRLPAA, encoded by the coding sequence GTGCATGAGGATTTCGAGCGTTGCGTCCGGGCGGTCCAGGCGAACGACGACCGGTTCGACGGCTGGTTCTTCACCGCCGTCCGGACCACGAAGATCTATTGCCGGGCGAGCTGCCCGGTCGTCCCGCCCAAACCGGAGAACATGAAGTTCTACCCGAGCGCGGCGGCCGCGCAGGAGGCCGGGTTCCGTGCCTGCAAACGGTGCCGCCCGGACGCGAGTCCCGGTTCGCCGCAGTGGAACGAGCGCGCGGACCTGGTGGCCAGGGCGATGCGGTTGATCGCCGACGGAGTTGTCGACACCGACGGCGTGACCGGTTTGGCCGCCCGGCTCGGCTACAGCGTCCGGCAGGTCGAGAGGCACGTGCGCGCCGAACTCGGCGCGGGCCCGCTCAGCCTCGCCAGGGCGCAGCGCGCGCAGACGGCGCGGCTGCTGATCGAGACGACCGGCCTGTCGATGATCGACGTCTCCCTCGCCGCCGGGTTCGGCAGCGTCCGGACCTTCAACGACACCGTCCGCGAGGTCTTCGCGCTGTCCCCGACCGAGTTGCGGGCCCGGGTCCGCACCGCGCCGGCGACCGCGCCCGGGACGCTGAACCTGCGCCTGCCGTACCGGAAGCCGCTGTTTCCGGACAACCTCTTCGGGCATCTGGTCGCGACCGGGATCCCCGGTGTCGAGGAATGGCGCGACGGCGCGTACCGCCGGACGCTGCGGTTGCCGCACGGTCCCGCCCTCGTCGCGCTCAAACCCGAAGACGGCCACATCGGCTGCCGTCTCACCTTGTCGGACTTGCGGGACCTCTCGACCGCGATCAGCCGCTGCCGCCGCCTGCTCGACCTCGACGCGGACCCCGTCGCGGTCGACGAGGCCCTGGCCGCGGACAGCCTGCTCGGCCCGCTCGTGGCGGCCGCGCCAGGCAGGCGGGTACCGAGGACCGTCGACGGCGACGAGTTCGCCGTCCGCGCCGTGCTCGGCCAGCAGGTGTCCACCGCCGCAGCGCGGACGCACGCCGCCAGGCTGGTCCTCGCGCACGGCGATCCGGTCGACGATCCGGAAGGCGGCCTCACCCACGTCTTCCCGGACCCCACCGCGCTCGCCGAGATCGACCCGGAAAGCCTCGCGATGCCGCAGAGCCGCAAGCGGACGCTGCTCGGCCTCGTCGCCGAACTGAACGGCGGCGAGCTCGACCTAGGAGCGGGCAGCGACTGGCAGCGGGCGCGGGAACGACTGCACGCGCTGCCCGGCTTCGGACCGTGGACCGTCGAGAGCATCGCGATGCGCTCGCTCGGCGACCCGGACGCCTTCCTGCCGACCGACCTCGGCGTCAAAGTCGCCGCGAAGGGCCTCGGTCTCGGCCCGGCGGCGTTCGTCGAGCGTGCCGAGCACTGGCGCCCGTGGCGCGCCTACGCCGTCCAGCACCTCTGGGCGACCGGAGACCACCCGATCAACCGGCTGCCCGCCGCCTAG
- a CDS encoding methylated-DNA--[protein]-cysteine S-methyltransferase → MRTHTVIDSPYDRLTLVADGESLCGLYMVQQRHRPAEETFGHPDPGAPIFAETEKQLKEYFAGQRTDFDLPMSFSGTEFQRMVWQGLLGIPYGETVSYGELADRLGRPTASRAVGLANGKNPIGIIVPCHRVIGSTGDLTGYGGGVERKRLLLDFERGGSTLF, encoded by the coding sequence ATGCGCACGCACACCGTCATCGACAGCCCGTACGACCGGCTGACCCTGGTCGCGGACGGCGAAAGTCTCTGCGGCCTCTACATGGTCCAGCAGCGTCATCGCCCGGCCGAGGAGACCTTCGGCCATCCGGATCCGGGCGCGCCGATCTTCGCGGAGACCGAGAAACAGCTCAAGGAGTACTTCGCCGGACAGCGGACGGACTTCGATCTCCCCATGAGCTTCAGCGGCACCGAATTCCAGCGGATGGTCTGGCAGGGCCTGCTCGGAATCCCATATGGTGAGACGGTCTCCTATGGCGAACTCGCCGACCGGCTCGGCAGGCCCACCGCGTCCCGCGCGGTCGGCCTCGCGAACGGGAAGAACCCGATCGGCATCATCGTGCCGTGCCATCGCGTGATCGGCTCCACCGGCGATCTCACCGGCTATGGCGGTGGTGTCGAACGGAAGCGGCTCCTGCTCGACTTCGAGCGGGGCGGCTCGACGTTGTTCTGA
- a CDS encoding phosphoribosyl-ATP diphosphatase produces MKTFDELFAELADRARTRPDGSGTVAALDAGVHAQGKKVLEEAGEVWIAAEHESDERLAEEISQLLYRLQVLMLGRGLSTEDVYRYL; encoded by the coding sequence GTGAAGACCTTCGATGAGCTGTTCGCCGAGCTTGCCGACCGCGCCCGCACGCGCCCCGACGGTTCCGGCACCGTCGCCGCGCTCGACGCGGGTGTGCACGCGCAGGGCAAGAAGGTGCTCGAAGAGGCGGGCGAGGTGTGGATCGCCGCCGAGCACGAATCCGACGAGAGGCTCGCGGAGGAGATTTCACAGCTGCTGTACCGGTTGCAGGTGCTCATGCTCGGCCGTGGACTGTCGACAGAGGACGTGTACCGGTACCTGTGA
- the hisG gene encoding ATP phosphoribosyltransferase codes for MLRVAVPNKGALAAAASEMLGEAGYRKRHEARDLTVLDTVNEVEFFFLRPKDIAIYVGSGELDLGITGRDLALDSGAPVEEILGLGFGGSTFRYAAPAGRDWRAEDLHGKRLATSYPRLVRENLKQHGVEAEVIRLDGAVEISIQLGVADAIADVVESGRSLRQHGLVAFGDPICVSEAVLLQREGTEHTRPKDQLKARLQGVVFAQHYMMLDYDCPRSLLEAAIAITPGLESPTVAPLADEDWVAVRAMVPRKEVNRIMDELAETGAKAVLASDIRACRL; via the coding sequence ATGTTGCGTGTCGCCGTGCCTAACAAGGGAGCCCTCGCCGCCGCCGCGTCGGAGATGCTCGGAGAGGCCGGTTACCGCAAGCGACATGAGGCCCGCGATCTGACCGTGCTGGACACGGTCAACGAGGTCGAGTTCTTCTTCCTGCGTCCCAAGGACATCGCGATCTACGTCGGATCCGGCGAGCTGGATCTCGGCATCACCGGCCGCGACCTCGCGCTCGACTCCGGCGCGCCGGTGGAGGAGATCCTCGGCCTCGGCTTCGGCGGTTCCACATTCCGGTACGCCGCGCCGGCGGGCCGGGACTGGCGGGCCGAAGACCTGCACGGTAAACGGCTCGCGACGTCGTACCCGCGACTCGTGCGCGAGAACCTGAAGCAGCACGGGGTGGAGGCGGAGGTCATCCGCCTCGACGGCGCCGTCGAGATCTCGATCCAGCTCGGCGTGGCCGACGCCATCGCCGACGTCGTCGAGTCCGGCCGTTCGCTGCGCCAGCATGGCCTCGTGGCCTTCGGGGACCCGATCTGCGTCTCGGAAGCGGTGCTGCTGCAGCGGGAGGGTACCGAGCACACCCGGCCCAAGGACCAGCTGAAGGCACGGCTGCAGGGTGTCGTCTTCGCCCAGCACTACATGATGCTGGACTACGACTGCCCGCGTTCGCTGCTCGAGGCGGCCATCGCGATCACGCCGGGCCTCGAGTCGCCGACCGTCGCGCCGCTGGCGGACGAAGACTGGGTGGCCGTGCGGGCGATGGTGCCGCGCAAGGAGGTCAACCGGATCATGGACGAACTCGCCGAGACCGGCGCCAAGGCCGTCTTGGCTTCGGACATCCGGGCCTGCCGTCTCTAG
- a CDS encoding ParA family protein, with protein MQITSVVNQKGGVGKTSLSVGASAALAERGRRVLLIDLDPQGHATTELLGLDEVAPNMPSLAKALTKVWKGPIEELAVRHPRSNLGRGGAFDVIPTSPGMFDLIRRLDQFRVPGWQLARVIQFANYDHVIIDCPPALDVLTNNALAASHGILVPVQPDRTSIRALRLLSDQVRYVEQTVGRPPIAYYGLVPGLYRRPISHYAAAALQELYTFGIPMLSHVPLGVVMNEAAAHGVPVTTYAPETLQALSFREIAETLDGYLQNHPAPAIVPADEEFVFEDFITEVSVTRSANDNGARKRLYDLMPKKPNRPR; from the coding sequence ATGCAGATCACCTCGGTGGTCAACCAAAAAGGCGGGGTCGGCAAGACCTCACTCAGTGTGGGCGCGTCGGCGGCACTGGCCGAACGCGGCCGCCGGGTGCTGCTGATCGACCTCGACCCACAGGGCCACGCGACCACCGAACTCCTCGGCCTGGACGAGGTGGCGCCGAATATGCCCAGCCTGGCGAAAGCCCTGACCAAGGTGTGGAAGGGCCCGATCGAAGAACTCGCCGTGCGGCATCCGCGCAGCAACCTCGGCCGGGGCGGCGCGTTCGACGTCATCCCGACCTCGCCGGGCATGTTCGACCTGATCCGGCGGCTGGACCAGTTCCGCGTCCCGGGCTGGCAGCTGGCCAGGGTCATCCAGTTCGCGAACTACGACCACGTCATCATCGACTGCCCGCCCGCGCTCGACGTGCTGACCAACAACGCGCTGGCCGCCTCGCACGGGATTCTCGTGCCGGTGCAGCCGGACCGGACGAGCATCCGGGCGCTGCGCCTGCTTTCGGACCAGGTCCGCTACGTCGAACAGACCGTCGGCCGTCCGCCGATCGCTTACTACGGCCTCGTCCCCGGGCTGTACCGCCGCCCGATCTCGCACTACGCGGCGGCCGCGTTGCAGGAGCTGTACACGTTCGGGATCCCGATGCTTTCGCACGTCCCGCTCGGCGTGGTGATGAACGAGGCCGCCGCGCACGGCGTGCCCGTGACGACCTACGCGCCGGAAACCCTGCAAGCACTGTCGTTCCGGGAGATCGCGGAAACGCTGGACGGGTACCTGCAGAACCATCCGGCCCCGGCGATCGTGCCCGCGGACGAGGAGTTCGTCTTCGAGGACTTCATCACCGAGGTCTCGGTGACGCGCAGCGCCAACGACAACGGCGCACGAAAGCGGCTCTACGACCTCATGCCCAAGAAGCCGAACCGGCCTCGGTAG
- a CDS encoding thioesterase family protein: MTEAFYVPSGDGLFVPTPHTAGPWTPDAQHFGPPSALLVRALEEVEAPHASQLARVTIEILGPAPLKELSVRAWVERPGRSVEWLEAELSHGERVVARASAWRIATSDTTSVATAEGPALPSPEGLPTSNWPEGWHGGYLDAVEWRRVSGALDEPGPATVWGRQRVALVDGEKPSALQRLFVLADSGNGISNFLDPREWWFINSELTVHLRRPPLGDWIGVDAATLIGPNGIGTATTTLHDTSGPIASGAQALLVRPRQAG; the protein is encoded by the coding sequence GTGACAGAAGCCTTCTACGTGCCGTCCGGCGACGGTCTCTTCGTCCCGACCCCGCACACCGCCGGGCCGTGGACCCCGGACGCGCAGCACTTCGGTCCGCCCTCGGCGTTGCTGGTCCGCGCGCTCGAAGAGGTCGAGGCGCCGCACGCGAGCCAGCTGGCGCGGGTGACGATCGAGATCCTCGGGCCCGCGCCGTTGAAGGAGCTGTCGGTGCGGGCCTGGGTGGAACGCCCGGGCCGGTCGGTCGAGTGGCTGGAGGCCGAGCTCTCCCACGGGGAGCGGGTCGTCGCCCGCGCCTCGGCATGGCGCATCGCGACCTCGGACACGACCTCGGTGGCGACGGCGGAAGGTCCCGCCCTGCCGTCGCCGGAGGGCCTGCCGACGTCGAACTGGCCGGAAGGCTGGCACGGCGGTTACCTCGACGCCGTCGAATGGCGGCGTGTCAGCGGCGCGCTGGACGAACCCGGTCCCGCGACGGTCTGGGGGCGTCAGCGGGTCGCCCTCGTGGACGGGGAGAAACCGAGCGCTCTCCAGCGGCTGTTCGTCCTGGCCGACTCAGGCAACGGGATTTCGAACTTCCTCGACCCGCGTGAGTGGTGGTTCATCAACTCAGAGCTGACAGTGCACCTCCGCCGCCCACCGCTGGGCGACTGGATCGGTGTCGACGCGGCCACCCTGATCGGCCCGAACGGCATCGGCACGGCGACGACCACGCTGCACGACACGTCCGGACCGATCGCGTCCGGGGCGCAGGCGTTGCTGGTGCGGCCGCGACAGGCGGGCTGA
- a CDS encoding RecB family exonuclease, which produces MPDTDTVTADPPPGAEVPRRRPALSPSRASDFKQCPLLYRFRAVDRLPEIPTKAQLRGTLVHSVLERLFSLPQADRTPPQAKDLLAPAWEDLSAERPEWIELFDQDDPEAVTSWLSSAEQLVDTYFGLEDPSRLEPEACELHVEIELGSGVLLRGYVDRLDVAPTGEIRVVDYKTGAAPREIGEAKAMFQMKFYAVVLWRLRGVVPRQLKLMYLTDGQSLAYTPDEGELVRFERTLEAIWQAILKAGKTGDFRPNPSKLCAWCDHQALCPQYGGTPPPYPGWPEPDPGEESVLDRAD; this is translated from the coding sequence ATGCCCGACACCGACACGGTCACCGCCGATCCGCCGCCCGGCGCCGAAGTCCCGCGCCGTCGGCCGGCCCTGTCCCCGTCGCGTGCCAGCGACTTCAAGCAGTGCCCGCTGCTCTACCGCTTCCGCGCGGTCGACAGACTTCCCGAGATCCCGACGAAGGCCCAGCTTCGCGGCACGCTGGTGCATTCCGTGTTGGAGCGCCTGTTCTCCCTTCCGCAGGCCGATCGCACCCCGCCGCAGGCCAAGGACCTGCTCGCACCGGCGTGGGAGGACCTGTCCGCGGAACGTCCGGAGTGGATCGAGCTGTTCGATCAGGACGATCCCGAGGCCGTCACGTCCTGGTTGTCTTCGGCGGAGCAGCTCGTCGACACCTACTTCGGCCTCGAGGATCCGAGCCGGCTGGAGCCCGAAGCGTGCGAGCTGCACGTCGAGATCGAGCTGGGCTCCGGGGTGCTGCTGCGGGGCTACGTCGACAGGCTGGACGTGGCGCCGACCGGCGAGATCCGCGTCGTCGACTACAAGACCGGCGCCGCGCCCCGTGAGATCGGCGAGGCCAAGGCGATGTTCCAGATGAAGTTCTACGCCGTGGTCCTCTGGCGGCTTCGCGGTGTCGTGCCGCGTCAGCTGAAACTGATGTACCTCACCGACGGGCAGTCCCTCGCCTACACCCCCGACGAGGGCGAGCTGGTCCGGTTCGAGCGCACGCTCGAGGCGATCTGGCAGGCGATCCTCAAAGCGGGCAAGACCGGCGATTTCCGGCCCAATCCGAGCAAACTCTGCGCGTGGTGCGATCACCAGGCGCTCTGCCCGCAGTACGGCGGCACTCCCCCGCCGTACCCCGGCTGGCCCGAGCCGGATCCCGGCGAGGAGTCCGTATTGGACCGTGCGGATTAG